One genomic region from Arthrobacter sp. YN encodes:
- the nagA gene encoding N-acetylglucosamine-6-phosphate deacetylase — protein MTAADRLPTSSAPSHQIIKGTIVSDGEVVEDGLVAIEGDRIAYAGAAGGFDPESFEGFQSAVRLGVPSGSYLIPGLVDVHCHGGNGGDFPGGEEASARKAVDFLHRSGTTTFLASMVTAPPEDLLRGIQLYVKLADEGLVAGIHLEGPFLSHARCGAQNPDYLLEPDLDLMEELVGAAAGKLATMTYAPELPGAAALVDLMTSHGVTPSLGHTDCDDATAAASLAAAREGLESAGFDGVSSLPTVTHLFNGMPPLHHRAPGPVAACLRMAQEGKAVVELIADGTHLDPSTVATVFQLVGAANIVLVTDSMAAAGLSDGSYMLGPSPVTVSDGVATLDATGSIAGGTATLLEVVRKTVASGVELPDAICSATAVPAAVLGLSDEIGGLRRGLRADVVVTNHDLELTGVMRNGLWLSQR, from the coding sequence ATGACTGCCGCAGATCGTTTGCCCACTTCTTCCGCGCCAAGCCACCAGATCATCAAAGGCACGATTGTCAGTGACGGCGAGGTGGTGGAGGACGGCCTGGTTGCCATCGAAGGTGACAGAATCGCCTATGCCGGAGCTGCGGGTGGCTTTGATCCGGAATCCTTTGAAGGTTTCCAGAGCGCCGTCCGTTTGGGAGTACCCAGCGGCAGCTACCTGATTCCCGGACTGGTGGATGTTCACTGCCACGGTGGCAACGGCGGCGACTTCCCTGGCGGAGAAGAGGCATCGGCGCGCAAAGCCGTCGACTTCCTGCACCGTTCGGGAACAACAACGTTCCTTGCCAGCATGGTGACCGCTCCCCCGGAGGACCTCCTCCGTGGCATCCAGCTGTATGTAAAGCTCGCGGACGAAGGCCTCGTAGCCGGAATCCACCTCGAAGGCCCGTTCCTTTCCCATGCCCGCTGCGGAGCCCAGAACCCGGACTACTTGCTGGAACCGGACCTGGACCTCATGGAGGAGCTCGTCGGCGCCGCCGCCGGCAAGCTGGCCACCATGACCTACGCCCCTGAGCTTCCGGGCGCTGCCGCGCTGGTGGACCTGATGACCTCCCACGGCGTCACTCCTTCGCTGGGCCACACGGATTGCGACGACGCCACGGCGGCAGCGTCGCTGGCCGCCGCCCGCGAAGGGCTGGAATCAGCAGGGTTCGACGGCGTCAGCTCACTTCCCACCGTGACGCACCTTTTCAATGGGATGCCTCCCCTGCACCACCGCGCTCCGGGTCCCGTTGCTGCCTGCCTGCGGATGGCGCAGGAAGGAAAGGCCGTGGTGGAGCTCATCGCCGACGGCACACATCTGGATCCCAGCACGGTAGCCACGGTCTTCCAACTGGTAGGAGCTGCCAATATTGTCCTGGTGACGGACTCCATGGCCGCCGCCGGCCTTTCGGACGGCAGCTACATGCTGGGCCCCTCCCCTGTGACCGTCAGCGATGGTGTCGCCACGCTGGATGCCACGGGGTCAATCGCAGGTGGTACCGCCACCCTCCTTGAGGTCGTCCGCAAAACCGTAGCGTCCGGCGTCGAACTTCCCGACGCCATTTGTTCCGCTACTGCAGTGCCAGCAGCTGTCCTTGGGCTTTCCGACGAAATAGGCGGACTGCGTCGTGGCCTGCGGGCGGACGTCGTTGTTACTAACCACGATCTTGAACTCACCGGCGTCATGCGCAACGGCTTGTGGCTGTCGCAGCGCTAA